One window of Stenotrophomonas indicatrix genomic DNA carries:
- a CDS encoding ShlB/FhaC/HecB family hemolysin secretion/activation protein has translation MAFGVAAQQVGDPGAQELLRQQERERVLREQQESRPDVRLENSQGEQGERLPAQEQPCVRIDRIVLEGEAANRFQWALAAADPREDPASGRCLGTEGINVVMKRVQNAIIARGYVTTRVLSAPQDLNTGTLMLSVVPGRFREAVFSDADARHQAIVNALPIRSGGLLNLRDIEQGLENLQRVPTVTADIKIAPADGEGAGPGQSDLQIDWKQRSPVRASVTLDDAGSQGTGKLQANATLSLDNPLGLNELFYVSAGRGVFNGKGKDTNSWTAHYDVPYGYWLFGATASAYDYSQTVVGAYESYDYSGRSGNAEARVDRLLLRNAKTKLGIYGRGWQRTSKNYIDDTEIEVQRRRTSGWELGLTHKQFIGAATLDATLAYRRGTGAFHALRSPEEMAQAWDPTLPLEGTSRMRVITADAQFTVPFQLGKQRLRYTAAWRAQWNRTPLSPQDRFAIGGRYTVRGFDGESSLSGERGWSLRNDLSLGIGGGQEFYVAADYGRIGGPSAQWQSGRDLAGMAFGLRGGWQQLSWDGFVGSALHKPSNFPTDYTTFGFSLAWRY, from the coding sequence ATGGCCTTCGGTGTTGCTGCCCAGCAGGTGGGTGACCCGGGTGCACAGGAACTGTTGCGCCAGCAGGAGCGCGAACGCGTACTGCGCGAGCAGCAGGAAAGTCGGCCCGATGTGCGCCTTGAGAACAGCCAGGGTGAACAGGGTGAGCGCCTGCCGGCGCAGGAGCAGCCCTGCGTGCGCATTGATCGCATCGTGCTGGAAGGCGAGGCCGCCAATCGCTTCCAGTGGGCATTGGCCGCAGCCGATCCGCGCGAAGATCCCGCCAGTGGCCGCTGCCTGGGCACTGAAGGCATCAACGTAGTGATGAAGCGCGTGCAGAACGCGATCATCGCGCGCGGCTATGTCACCACCCGCGTGCTGTCGGCACCGCAGGATCTGAATACCGGCACGCTGATGCTGTCGGTGGTACCGGGGCGATTCCGCGAGGCGGTGTTTTCCGACGCGGATGCGCGGCATCAGGCCATCGTCAACGCGCTGCCGATCCGCAGCGGTGGCCTGCTGAACCTACGTGACATCGAGCAGGGGCTGGAGAACCTGCAGCGCGTGCCCACGGTCACCGCCGACATCAAGATCGCACCCGCTGATGGCGAAGGTGCCGGACCCGGGCAGAGCGACCTGCAGATCGACTGGAAGCAGCGTTCGCCGGTGCGCGCCAGCGTGACCCTGGACGATGCCGGCAGCCAGGGCACCGGAAAACTGCAGGCCAATGCCACACTGTCGCTGGACAACCCGCTGGGCCTGAACGAGTTGTTCTACGTCAGTGCCGGGCGCGGCGTGTTCAATGGCAAAGGCAAGGACACCAACAGCTGGACCGCGCACTACGACGTGCCCTACGGCTACTGGCTGTTCGGCGCCACGGCCAGTGCCTACGACTACAGCCAGACCGTGGTCGGCGCTTACGAAAGTTATGACTACAGCGGCCGCAGCGGCAACGCCGAGGCACGCGTGGATCGCCTGCTGCTGCGCAACGCCAAGACCAAGCTGGGCATTTACGGTCGCGGTTGGCAGCGCACGTCGAAGAACTACATCGACGATACCGAGATCGAGGTGCAGCGCCGCCGCACGTCGGGATGGGAGCTTGGCCTGACCCACAAGCAGTTCATCGGTGCGGCCACACTCGATGCCACGCTGGCCTACCGCCGCGGTACCGGCGCCTTCCATGCACTGCGTTCGCCCGAAGAGATGGCGCAGGCGTGGGATCCGACCCTGCCGTTGGAAGGCACGTCGCGGATGAGGGTGATCACCGCTGACGCGCAGTTCACCGTGCCGTTCCAGCTGGGCAAGCAGCGCCTGCGCTACACCGCTGCATGGCGCGCACAGTGGAACCGCACGCCGTTGTCGCCACAGGATCGCTTTGCGATTGGTGGCCGCTACACGGTGCGTGGATTCGACGGCGAAAGCTCGCTCAGCGGCGAGCGCGGCTGGTCGCTGCGCAACGATCTGTCGCTGGGTATCGGCGGTGGCCAGGAGTTCTACGTCGCCGCCGACTACGGCCGCATCGGCGGGCCATCGGCGCAATGGCAATCCGGCCGGGATCTGGCCGGCATGGCGTTTGGCCTGCGCGGCGGCTGGCAGCAGCTTTCCTGGGACGGCTTCGTGGGCTCGGCCCTGCACAAGCCCTCCAACTTCCCTACCGACTACACCACCTTCGGCTTCAGCCTGGCGTGGCGTTACTGA